A stretch of Primulina tabacum isolate GXHZ01 chromosome 13, ASM2559414v2, whole genome shotgun sequence DNA encodes these proteins:
- the LOC142522931 gene encoding polygalacturonase-1 non-catalytic subunit beta-like, whose translation MHSRFLLFFSATIFYVVFSGSGDDSGENPFTPKGYLIRYWKKEISTDLPMPAFLLDKASPLSAVEFAGFSRLADQRALSFQLPDFCSKANLFCFSDLSPSLEKHDRNANFAVYLNKNFTNYGDGRLGGVDSFKNYSDGDNLPVDSFRRYSRDSTGHGDKFSSYATDANVVDQSFNTYGTAATGGAGDFSNYNNQVNVPNLRFTSYSDDSNGRKQSFTAYTDEANSGDQKFTSYGKSGNGAANDFASYGKDSNVMGSTFTNYGENGNAANDTFTSYGTDTNVPENTFKNYGTQGNAATESFKNYRDQSNVGDDNFQSYGKNSNAAKVDFENYGKSFNEGTDKFSGYGNGAVGQAVDFKIYGLNNTFKDYAKKGVTFTGLSNESSAMGASLAATGEKVNKWVVEPGKFFREKMLKSGNVMPMPDIRDKMPKRSFLPRVIVSKLPFSTSKVDELKKIFHAEDDNSTMSKMLTDSLSECERPPSPGETKRCVTSIEDMMDFATSMLGRNIMVRTTENTKGSKGDIMIGKVSGINSGKVTKSVSCHQSLFPYSLYYCHSVPKVRIYEADILDSKSKATINHGVAICHIDTSSWSPGHGAFISLGSGPGKIEVCHWIFENDMTWAVAD comes from the exons ATGCACTCCAGATTCTTGCTCTTCTTCTCTGCAACGATTTTCTAC GTGGTATTCTCCGGCTCAGGAGATGATTCCGGCGAGAACCCGTTTACGCCGAAGGGGTATTTGATCCGTTACTGGAAGAAGGAGATATCCACCGATTTGCCGATGCCGGCGTTCTTGCTCGACAAAGCTTCGCCGTTATCCGCGGTGGAGTTTGCAGGTTTCTCGAGGCTCGCCGATCAGCGGGCGTTATCTTTTCAACTTCCCGATTTCTGCAGCAAAGCTAACCTCTTCTGTTTCTCCGATTTGTCGCCGAGTCTCGAGAAGCACGACAGAAATGCGAATTTCGCCGTGTACCTGAACAAGAACTTCACCAACTATGGGGACGGCCGGCTCGGCGGGGTGGATTCTTTCAAGAACTATTCCGACGGGGACAATCTCCCGGTGGACTCGTTCCGCCGCTACAGCCGCGACTCCACCGGCCATGGAGATAAATTCTCCAGCTACGCCACGGATGCCAATGTGGTTGACCAGAGCTTCAACACCTACGGCACCGCCGCAACCGGAGGGGCAGGGGATTTCAGTAACTACAACAATCAGGTGAACGTGCCAAATCTCCGTTTCACTTCGTATTCAGACGACAGCAATGGCCGGAAGCAATCCTTCACCGCATACACCGATGAAGCCAATTCTGGCGACCAGAAATTCACCAGCTACGGCAAAAGCGGCAACGGCGCCGCCAATGATTTCGCCAGCTACGGAAAGGATTCCAATGTAATGGGCTCGACTTTCACCAACTATGGCGAGAATGGGAATGCCGCAAATGACACATTCACTTCCTATGGGACAGATACCAATGTACCTGAAAATACTTTCAAGAATTACGGCACTCAAGGGAATGCAGCAACTGAAAGTTTCAAGAATTACAGAGACCAATCCAACGTGGGAGACGACAATTTCCAATCATACGGCAAGAATTCCAATGCCGCGAAGGTGGATTTTGAGAACTACGGGAAATCCTTCAATGAGGGGACAGATAAATTCAGCGGCTATGGCAATGGTGCTGTAGGCCAAGCAGTCGACTTCAAGATTTATGGACTGAACAACACTTTCAAAGATTACGCGAAAAAGGGTGTCACCTTTACAGGGCTGTCGAACGAAAGCTCGGCTATGGGGGCCTCTTTGGCAGCCACGGGCGAAAAGGTTAACAAATGGGTGGTGGAGCCAGGCAAATTTTTCCGGGAGAAGATGTTGAAAAGTGGCAATGTGATGCCTATGCCTGATATCCGTGACAAAATGCCTAAGAGGTCGTTTTTACCGCGAGTGATCGTGTCGAAATTACCCTTCTCGACGTCCAAAGTCGACGAATTGAAAAAGATTTTCCACGCCGAAGATGACAACTCTACCATGTCAAAAATGTTGACAGATTCATTGAGCGAGTGCGAGAGACCACCTAGCCCGGGGGAGACAAAGCGTTGTGTGACCTCAATCGAAGATATGATGGACTTCGCAACATCCATGCTGGGGCGTAACATCATGGTTCGGACCACGGAGAACACTAAAGGGTCGAAAGGCGACATCATGATCGGGAAGGTAAGCGGAATCAACTCAGGGAAAGTCACTAAATCGGTGTCTTGCCACCAGAGCTTGTTTCCCTACTCGCTCTACTATTGTCACTCGGTCCCGAAAGTTCGAATCTACGAAGCCGACATTCTCGACTCCAAGTCGAAGGCAACCATAAATCACGGTGTCGCCATATGCCATATCGATACGTCTTCTTGGAGCCCTGGCCATGGAGCCTTCATTTCTTTAGGTTCAGGTCCAGGAAAGATCGAGGTTTGCCACTGGATCTTTGAGAACGACATGACTTGGGCAGTCGCAGATTGA